DNA from Tripterygium wilfordii isolate XIE 37 chromosome 4, ASM1340144v1, whole genome shotgun sequence:
GATTACCATCTATGCTTGGATGTCTCAGGATTATGATTGCTGCTCTATCATTTCTTCTTGATTATGAGAAGATTGAAGACGGTGAAGATAGTGATAATTCAAGCAGTGAAGATGACTCAACTCTTCAAAATCCTCAAACTCTCCTCAGTAAAGAAGCTAGATACAAGGTTTGTTTCAGGCCATGTTCAAATTAATCCTTTTGGTTATCTGGATTGTCAACCATGCTAAAATTTCATGATTTTTCTGCCTTTAAACATTAAAATGATTATTAGGCAGCCATATGACATTTATTGTTGCAAATAGAAATTTCCCAGGTTAGATATTGAATAACGTTTCTCCAGAAATTTCCCATGTTAGATATTGAATAAGGTTTTTCTAGAAGGAAGCATATGCTTCTGCCTTCACAGTTCACAGTACTTGGGAGTCTATGAAATTCTGCGTGTGATTTAATTTAGAGTATGATGTTTTAAGCTATTGATGTTCAACATTCTTTGGATCTCTAGGTTTTGCCCAAAAATATTGTTAACACTCATATTTCTTCAACTTGTTGAAACATGAGTTTCTTTATTCGCATTTTGTAAGTTGCACTTCTATAAAGTAATGTTAAGTTTCTAATATTCTTAAatctttttttaatgcaaatCAGGCACACCATAAAGGTACACTTTCtagcaaaaagaagaagaaagcaaagTTGCAGCGTGCCATTCGTAGCATGAAAAGACAGCAAAGTATGTCATCAGAAAAGAGCAATTCAAATTACTACTCACCTCTTTACCATCTGAAAGATGCATACATTGCACAGGTTTGCTGGTTTCAGAAGTATATGTCTGGTTCACTTATCATTTTATTCCATCTATATGAACTAACATTCAATAAATTTTCTATTGTTATTTAGGAATTTGCTGAAAAGCTATTCTCTCGTCTTCGGACTTGCAATGAACGTTTTGAGGTAGATATGCTTCTCTACATCAATATTGTTTATGTGGAAGTCCCCCAACAcgaaactaaaaataatatattagtaacaacaacaatagatggtaaagaaaaacaaaaaacaaatatgtttGATACACTTGCCTAAATGAGTGAGTTTATTCTCCCATAAAGCAAGTATTGGGTTATATTTGTGTTGTTTTACTCAACTCCCACACTGAACTCCTGTATCAAGTATGTAATACCTTTCCTATATGTTGGTTGCAGGttaagatgatgatgataaaagTAATTGCTAGGACAATTGGGTTTTATGGCTTGTCATTTCTAAATTTCTTTCCATATCTTCAGAAATATATTCAGGTATGTATCCATTGTTTCATTAAAGCTGTTACACTCCTTCCTCTATTTGAACATAAATAGCAGAGGTAGCTCTTAAGGAGTTCTGTCCACATTGGATGCATCAATGCTGATCTTGTTGATGCTGGACATCAATGGTATCTGATCCTTGCAATCAACAATTACATTCTATAGTCAACCTTGATGCTTCTAGGATAATTCAGAAGATGTTTGAAATGTTAAATTTTGACTTTGTAATATTACAAACCTATTCATGCCATTTTTTACACTTAGATTTCCCATATGAATGTATGCATTACTTCTCTGTTCTTCATTGATTTGGAGTACGAATTATAATTGTTCATAATTTGCAGCCTCATCAACGGGATGTCACACATTTACTTGCAGCAGCAGTTCAGGCCTGTCATCATACGGTGTGTCAAATCTTTGATGGCCTTAAAATTGTATAGCTTTTGCACCGTGTTAGAgacttaagatttttttttttttttcatggcttCCAACCATCTAGAGTTTCCTTTTTATTGACTTGGTCTTGTTTTACCAGGTAGATGAGACTGAAGCTAAAGAACTTCTCAGGAAAATCGTAGATGAGTTTGTGCATGATCGCTCGCGTACGGAGGTATTCTTTTTCTAGCTACTTCATTTTAAGTCTACTTTCTGTTGCAGTGAACTTATTTTTGAATGTTTTTCCAGGCCATAGCCGTTGGACTCAATGTGGTAAGGGAGATATGTTTGCGCGTCACTTGGGTATGTGtataataatatattcaatATTCTATTTTGCATTTCCTTGATATTCCCTGATGACGTTAAATCATAGTGTTCCTCTTCTTTGTGCCACTTGTTTTCATGGTTCGGCAAGTTGGCATTGCAGTGCAGTCAAGTCTAATCTGGTTGCTTCTGTTTGATAGGTGATGGATGCAGATTTGCTGCAAGATCTTGTATCGTATAAGAAATCACATGAGAAGGCAGTGTCAATAGCAGCTCGTTCACTTGTTACATTGTTTAGAGAGGTATACATTTGACCTCTTTCCATCTCTTTCTCTTTGAGAAAGTTCGGGAGAGAGAGAATTGGCAATTGACCTTAGGATTCCACAGCTGAGGAAGATCTAGAAAAAGTCCCAAATACCCTGTTTCCGCCTTTAAATAGGCgtaaacaaactaaaataaGGAAATAAACCGATGACAATAGCCAATCCTTAAAATTAAGGATCTGACTGATATCCTAACAAAAAAATCCTCCTGATCCATATCAGTATCACACACAAACACATGCTCACATTGTGTGCCTCGGTCCTTCCGTGACATAAATTTATGAATACTAAGCTTATTCCTTTGCTTGCAGATTTGCCCTTCATTGCTTGTTAAGAAGGATCGAGGACGTTGGTATGATTCAGAGGCGAGGCCCAAAGCACTTGGAGAAGTTAAAGTTTTCAACAGTGTTCCTGGGGTTGAGTTACTGCATTACGATGTAGACAATGCTGATAGTGATAATAGTGAGCAGGATGGTGATGATACTGATGAGAAGTCTACATTCATTAGCTCTGATGGTGAGGTTTGTACGAGTGATGATGAACAAAACCAGCTATCAAATTATAATGGTCTGGATGGTGCAAGTGTCTCTGATGTACGTGCTAAATTTCATAATCTGAAGCCAGAAAGAGGAAGAGGAGCTAATGAATCTGAAGCAAGAAAGAGGAAGTTCCATGATTTTGGTGGACAATTAAATGCTGCTGATACAAGTCTACGGGCCTTAAAGAGATTAACTGTTGTGAATAATACGGGGAATGCCTCACTGGACGATGGAATTCTTTCTAATGAAGACTTCCAGAGGATCAAAGAGTTAAAGGTATACTGCTTTCCGTTGAGTTAAACTTAACATCAAAGCTGGAGCACTCCCTAAAAACGTACACCTCACTTATTTATGTTCATGGTGCCACACCATAAGGTTGTTCATCATTTTAGATGCTTCTATGCCTTAACTCTGCCTTTATTTGGGTTATGTAATTAGGCAAAGAAAGAAGCAAAGATTGCATTGAGTCATCATGGATTATTAAGAAAGGGCATTACAGATTCCGATCAAGTTAGTGTTAAGCGGGTGGATCCTGCTAATCTCGAGGTAAGAgattatatttttattgaccTGTGTCAGTTTTGGTGTTCAATTTTGTTTGATAGTTATGAGCATCATCTTTTATCAACAAAGTATTAGCCTTAATACTCGAACATAACGTAGAGCCGTAGAGGATATTCTTGAGTAACCACTGGAAGTAAAAGGATAAAAGCAGTGGAAGACATTGGTTTTAACTTTTGtaattcattcttttttttcctgatgtTTTTACTGCTTTGATGCCAATTGGCGACGAGTGTAATAATCATGAAGGGAGAAGACCAAGACTCCACCACCATAAGCCATATAGGTTTGGGTAATGGAGTTGACCATTAAGTCCTTTACGGCTGAGCATTCGAATACAATAGTGCATAAATCACTCTATGTAGGATACAGATTTCAGTGTTTATCTATAGTTAAGTCATAACTTGGAAATTGATCTTGCTTATTGAATGTCGGTGTCATTGATGTGCTCCCATTGCATTGTAAAGGTTCATGTAAGGGCAAAGCTAAGCAAGGAGGAAAGGCTGGCATTGGTAAGAGCTGGCAGGGAAGATAGAGGGAAGTACCTGGCTCGAGCTGCTGTAAAACAGAAGAAGGTATTTTCTGCCCCTTCTCTTGCGCCCTACTTCCGGATCCTTGATTTCATTATGTacttttttcccctctttttttcGGGACCTATTTATTATAGAATTATAATCTCATTTTACATCTTACCGCTACTATAGGGTTGTTGAAAATCATCATTTATATGTCCTCATTCTGAGTCTCTACTCATATGCTGGCATGGCTTTatcttttttctcttcatttgcTCGTACTTTACTTTGTGCCCTTGACAGACTGGTGGTTTGAGCAATCGCCAGAAAGAACATAAGAAATTTTTGCCCCTCGCCGCAAAGAGAGCCACGGTGGCAAAATCTCGACAAGTGAAAAGGAAACAACAGAATCGCTCCGGCAAACAGTTCCGTGGGAGGAAGGCATGGAAATGAGAAACAAAGTTTTGATATATTCTCGATATATTTTACTAATTTATGAACTACTTGATATCTAAGTATACATACATCTTTTTACTTAAATTATCGTCtatgtattattattatctatACGAGAAATATTAGAGCATTCTCGAGTTGGGGTCGGCCCGAAATTATGAAGCCCAAGCCTGGCTTGTACCCATGTCTGGATTTATCATTTTGGGCCTCAGATTGGGCCTAGGCCGGACTTGGGAATAAAATGGAAGCCAAGGCCCGGCCTTGGCTGAAATGGGTCGGGCTTTTAGGCCGGGCTTTAATATTTTGGACAAAACAATAAGAAAGGTAATACAAGTGTACAACTATGCAATGGCTATAATGAGTTGTTTTTTCTTCAGATTTCAGACTTGAGTTAGAAATCAGAATTCAAGTGGTTGGCATAAATGCTTTCCGCGTGTCAGTGACACAATGAGTTAAGGAATTAAATATATAGGTAAACACacttgaattatatatatatatatagtatatatttgTATTCATATTTATGTTTTTCAGTATGTGCTTGTATATtgtatataatatgtaaaaaCACTTGAATTCTGATTTttgacatatatatgtatatatgatatGCTTATATATGCAGTatgattatatattatatatatatagtgtgttgtacatatgtatatgtatacatatatgcttatacatgtgtgtgtaaatatatatctaatataATTCGGAACATATGTTCGGCTTCAGGCGGACTATTTATGGGGTTTCAGGCAGGGCCTGACCCAAAACTAAGGTTCAGGCCAGTCCATTGATCTTTTCAGACTACTCAGGCTAGATGATGTCTTTTTGGACTTGGCTTTGGCCCGCGGGTTGTTTGGTGACTCCTATTCTCGAGCATATTCATAATATCATATTCAGCTTTTTATTATAAATGTCAAATAAATTGAcgttacatttttatttttaacaaaataaaattcttaTACATGTATTAGTTTGGATGGACATGTTGTGCTGCGATTATTATTGAATTAATTAAACAATGGACAAACACTGTCACCATATGGTATGTATATACATTCACGGATTCACCTAGCTCTGGCCAACTCAGCCAAGTCCCTTTCATCTCtaagaatgtgtttggattaagggatttgggggaagggaagagaagggaggggagggggtgagaagggaagggaggggaagggatattatttttccctctcccatgtttggatagataaaaaaaagaaggaaaaaaaatttatttaatttactaatttatccttatttttatgttaaaatattatgtacaagggtaaaatagatatttaacttacaaatgacttaattagtaatctcttccctccaaatgactcaattttggagagaaataattttaataaaaatttaatgaaatcttcctcccaaatcctctcaaatccctccccttaatttttaataaactatccaaataagagaattggaaggaaactttatttcccttcatttttcttccctccaaatccctcaatccaaacacactctaaaggcTCTCAAAGTCCATTTCAACTGGCTCTGGCCAATTGAAGTCCCTTTCAATTCATCTCTAGGCTCCACCTAGCTCTTCTAAGCCCACACTAAAATCCAAATAACcaaatggtctattttgaaatttaacttatttgaaagtgacaaaattgttggcGTCATGCCTTCCGTCATCTAAATCAACTTCTTGACGTACGTATATCTAGAACAATCATGCCAAATTATgaataagaaatttaaaaaaaaaaacacacacaattTGTACCCAAAGCCGTTCTGATGGGTGACGTCACAATAGTTATGTCACCCCATAACTAGGATTTCGATATTTAAATCCCTATTTTGAACCCCTTCTCCTAGCCTCCCTATactgtaacatatatatatatataattgaaaacttaaagaaaaaaatcacattcttaattgtattttttttcacccgaatatttttttttgaaaaagccGAAACTTAACACAAGAAATGAGATACATTATATGCCTAAatggtattgtattttttttctttttattaattttttttaattattattttcctttttaatttttgtgtaaagaaaagataaattctatttttttaatattaatttgataattttttaagacTTATTCAAACACATGAACAAAAGTTTCGgaagaagatttgatgaatccatatgaatgcatgtacgcatctaatcgttccgcatacggagtAGCTCACGCAGCTGCTCAAGTAtgcctacagtgaacccattcaggtgtgatgggaggcattggataatctcttgtcaaaccaactttgacgtagtgattaccatttacgtgtCCTACAACAATGACAATGCGCTGATAGGGTGgtggaggagctgtacgtagtggtagatatgtccaactctctacatgatgaagaacatgcaatatcacattgtatgttCGATATTATCTGCCATCTCGTCCGCCTGTTCCTCTTCTTGTTTTGTTTCGACTGAGATAAAATGACCCtaccaacaatataatttatacTGAATATTTacagaaaaacactaaataaataatatttacttaaaatacactaaataaaaaatatgtttacttaaaaatattaatcaatATCTGTATTTACATGTTCATTTGAACTGCTTAGCAAGTGGTAGTCGAAAAGATCGTTCAAGTAATCCATATTCACAATAAATCTCGGCTGCACTTTAACTacccataataaaaaaaaacacatgaacaaATACATGACATTTATTAGATAAACATTGCCTCAAGATATCAAATATAGCATAAATGTATAACCAAAAACTTTTCCatgaattatcaaaaaaaaaaaggtagctAGAGCTGCTGTCAGATCTGCGGCTTTTGTTGTTGGCGCCGCTCTTTCAAATTCACTTCTTCCGACTGTTGGCGAGGCTCTATAGGCTATTGTTGTCCCTTTCTTTCACAATTTGAAGTGCATTTGAAGCAGCTTATATAGATGGATATGGTGTGGATGAAACCGTGAAAGATTAGAGGTGGTAAAAAATTTGGCCTAGAGGTGAAAGTGGTTgttgagagagaggagatagaCTGTCAAGATTCTCATAGAGTTTAGGCCAACAGTAACAGCATGCTCAAGAATAGCAATTAGTCTTTCCATTCAAGAGTTTTTCCTACCCATCTTTTATATATGAGGCACATACAAAATGTacaaattatttgattgattgatgagaTGAGATAGATGGTTTGTATAGAGTAATAGGGAGGGGGTTCGAATAGTGCATCCCTCATAACTAAAGTTTTTGACCAAAATAGCACTCTTGGTGCAATTAAATACTTATATAACACTGGTATCAAATTTATTGCCAAAATAACACTTTACACCAATTGAAATGACGTGactatcatatattttttacaaTCACGGCATTCAAAATGGtgtgattatttttttgttcaatcacACCGTTTACAAAAGTGTGATTAACATAAAAGTTCAATCACGTAAACCCATCTTTTTTGCTTGATCTGGTGCCGAATCCAAACCATCACCCAGAAAACATGCTACttcaattttcaaaaatcaaaatcaaaatcaaactcgAACCCCACCCATTTTAGCAGTGAATGGGTATTTGCTCGCTCCAAACATCCAATGATTCTCCACGAAAATTCCGACAGATCGAGTTTATCCGTCGCTCATCAGCCGCAGTAAAGGAAATTATGCCCGAGAGATGAGCTCCTCCACTGCCGATTTGTCGGTATTAGAAAGAAACCCAATCggccaacccaaacccaatttTCGATTGGACACAAATCTAGTTCTAGGGTTTTCAGACACAGAACTTTGTAGAACCCACGAACAAAGAATCGGCCAAGATTGctctagaatcgaaacaattgCAAAAATGATTACACTTCCTTTTGGGCTTTTGATTTGTTTCGATTAATAatacaagaagaacaaaaagaagcTTTTGATCTATTTGGCTTTTGCATTTCCGATGATTTCATTACAGAGTCAAGATTGgggatttttgttttgatctgTGGGTGCGCTTCGTATGAAGCATTTGCAAGAACAAAACCCACGAAAAGATGaggtaaggttttttttttgttaatcatGCCGTTTCAAAGAGCGTGATCGAACAAGATTTGAAATGACACCACTTATAATGGTGTAATTATCGGTTTTGCTTAGTTACGCCATTTTGAGTGGCCGGATTGAACAAAATTTAATGCCACTAGCGTCAATGGCGTGATTGAAAAATCACAATGTTAGTCACGCCATTCACACTAACGTTAAATGTTATATTGATAAATAATTGATAGACAGTGTTATATGGGTATTTAATTATAGCAAGAGTGGTATATTGATAAAAAAGACTCCCCATAACTATTATGAATTTAGTATTTTTGATTACAGACATGAGACAGAGAACATCTCATAGAAATCAAATCAAGATTGGCAGAAGATTCTTTCACGAATCATGCCAAATTGTGAAaaaggaattaaaaaaaaaacacacaagttGTACCCGGATGTTGCTATTTACATCCATCCTATGCCTAGTCTACGCCTAGGAAAAGTTCAAAAAAGCCAAGAAAAgctgcttctctctctctcaactgaCAAAATTTAAGGCTAGAGGAAGAATCAAACAAAGCcaatcctctctctttctcttattCCCTGCGTGAAAATCATCAATGTCATCATTACACCATGATCTTCCATGACtctctatatattattttatttttgtgttttttatacGGCCTTTTGCAAAGGAAACAGCACAGAGTTAATTAATTTGTGCAAATTAATTAACACAGAGGAACTTTGTTGATTGCAATATTAACTGTGCCCTAATTATTCCCTTTTCAGTGAACCATACTGTACAAGGAAGGGAATTTGTATGATATCCCCCTCTATAAATGAAGAAATTGTTTATTCTCATTTGGTTCTTCACTTTTTTCCATtacttactttattgattgtttGGTAAGAAACATACATGAGAGTGAAATATTTGCGGTTTTTTCTTGCTATTAATTCTACTTAATTAAGGCTTATTAAAGTGTACAAGTAATTTAggattattaaataaaaatgacagTTGCCACAATCTCAAGAAGAAGTGCTAGTAACTACTTAAGGTTCGTTTAGTAAACAATTTtaacagtagcatatattgtacacAATTTATGTTGGTAAAAATTTGTAGCATATATGATTGCTTAAATGttgataggtgtttggttgtacttttgctaGTAGCATATTTgctgttaaaattgttgtgtaaattacgtgtaggggtaaTATGCATTTTAATAATTAAAGATTTGTAATAatttactccctccgtcccattttaattgtccccttcaattttacacacagtttaagaaattgcattactcccattcaatttgacatttataccccCATTTATTGAGTTGACTATTGAGCTCCTccagcttttcaatttaagggtaaataagggtaagatgaaaaaaatagaaaaaattagttttaattaatgaaaatggGCAatgcattttgggacatcccaaaaaggaatagaaaacaattaaaatgagacggagggagtaattaattaactaatgaacataacaaataatatgaaatattattaatttaatttaattaattaactaatgaacataataaaaatttattaaatattatttaataatttaattaattaactaatgaaCATAATAGTTAAGGGTGTTTTCGACTTAATGGGCAACATATTATCTTTCAAAATTGTGTGCCAAACTGGCACTTAATATTATTGTTACAAcatatcttttaaaaaaattccaagaAATTCACATTGAAAAGTTTAGTGAGTTTATGACTATGAATGATACATGACAAAATGATGCCTTTCTCTGACGTGTGACCCACCACTCACGAATGATAGTAGTTGTGCCATCCTCTTACACGTGTCCAAAACGCAACGTGTAAGGTTTTGATTGCAAGTACAAATCTCAATGTGGTTTGAGTTTTCAAATCAACGAGAAAAGCCCCTCATCTTTCAATCACGATGGTCTCTTAGTCTTACCTTGGGTATCCAAGCGTCTCCCTTCATCCTGTAAACAGAAAAAGTAGTTAACGCTGACTGCAATAATTAATGCATTGAAACGACATCACTTTTTATGACCGGGTGTTGGGGTCATTGACAGTACGGGCAGAGAAATAGGAAAGAATAGGGTGAGTTGATATAGTATAGAAGATAGTTTTTTTGTCGATATAACACTGTCAGAATTaatatttctcaatataatattaaaatgaaaatatttctaAATATAACATTATACGCCATTCCGAATGATGtgttttttataaattttatacaCTCACACCATCACAAATGGCGTGATCTATTTTGTATTAGTCACTCCATTGAGAATGGAGTGACTaatgtaatttttgtttcacgCCATCACATTGTTCACTCACGCCAATTGGAGTGGCGTGAATGAACAagataaacacatatatatacagacatatatatgtgtgtatatatatatatacgcacatcTATACACATACATAAATAATTCTCCTATACGAATAAAAAGTGTGAACctacttttcaaccatagatgtgatggatcccacagaaaatttatggtctccacttttgttttgttttattacaaccattggatttgaagttcatacttttggttcacataggagaattattctgtatatatatatgtatacagaaattctcctatgtggaccaaaagtgtggaccaagtttgtggacttgtttttcaaccatagatgtgatgggtcccataataaatgtgtggcccccacctatgttgtgattgattacaaccattggattttggtccacaaacttggtccaca
Protein-coding regions in this window:
- the LOC119997963 gene encoding protein SDA1 homolog → MNLSSLRSKMKCDPEGYESELILVYNQFKSSLNLFQQQASLSFTSISGIVADPSVAKDLGERVMFLAHVTPFYAKHLANEFPKQLAEFLQSSARSLPPKLRFHVAQAIILLINRKIVDIGGTLAIFMELQTLGDRNLKKLASSHVVQSIRRMNQKHTNQSKNRSLQNVLFAMLQQEDETLAKRSLGTVSELYRRKVWCDERTANAICRACFHSSSRIMIAALSFLLDYEKIEDGEDSDNSSSEDDSTLQNPQTLLSKEARYKAHHKGTLSSKKKKKAKLQRAIRSMKRQQSMSSEKSNSNYYSPLYHLKDAYIAQEFAEKLFSRLRTCNERFEVKMMMIKVIARTIGFYGLSFLNFFPYLQKYIQPHQRDVTHLLAAAVQACHHTVDETEAKELLRKIVDEFVHDRSRTEAIAVGLNVVREICLRVTWVMDADLLQDLVSYKKSHEKAVSIAARSLVTLFREICPSLLVKKDRGRWYDSEARPKALGEVKVFNSVPGVELLHYDVDNADSDNSEQDGDDTDEKSTFISSDGEVCTSDDEQNQLSNYNGLDGASVSDVRAKFHNLKPERGRGANESEARKRKFHDFGGQLNAADTSLRALKRLTVVNNTGNASLDDGILSNEDFQRIKELKAKKEAKIALSHHGLLRKGITDSDQVSVKRVDPANLEVHVRAKLSKEERLALVRAGREDRGKYLARAAVKQKKTGGLSNRQKEHKKFLPLAAKRATVAKSRQVKRKQQNRSGKQFRGRKAWK